The sequence atggtgcacgaattacaagctagacttgttttaccagcagcatcaacagtgtatcgtcagtatcaccaacaccggcaaaacctgtagcactacaagttctgccaatttcataatcaccaacatcatcacaaatcaacaacgcgtatattgtatcaacgagttatgaaatattaactcatttttcctgaagaaattatatgtatattttatatatatatatatatatgtgaaatttgaaaacaaaataaatcttttcgtactaagctattacatgtgaatcataactggtaggtactactcggttagttcatgttactaatatgctatacatccttcgttaatgacttaacaatcattaactacaatctctgtttcaactcaatgaattccatttcctaataaaccaagtgtattattcaattacataattgattttacattttcattttcgatgtactcgaaactttccagaaaacatcatatgtgccttgtaaggatcacgagcatcaacatccttcaccgaggaatatcaataagaataaataatgaaatattgatttcattagtgaaatactccgcgaagattaggtaatctctaatgttttggagattattcatttctaattcaagccaaaaatcaaatgagcttaatatgatattaactcattaaatctgtattacatctgaagaaaatatacatacagatattttcataaagactgtaacgaaaattctttgtacaaagtattaattgtgaattttttttaacgggtaggtaatacccgggaaatatttaagtttgcaattaatatgttacactgtacattcttcaactttgattcaaaaattattaactatgctcacagcgatatacaatcgtttccatacaaattcaattacatattctgatattgacggatcagaatccaagtcaagatttaacgggtgacatcattcttagatctctacatctttcaaagctatactttgacttcaaaaatgtgaaagatcctttagcattgttattactgaaaataaccttgcaattcctttccaaaagtatccagtattatcaaccgttcaaccagtcaacgacgaccttcagacttgtaactttggcatatacgtttttgttactggggaacctttcatgttccaccacattagcagtaaatttaccaacaacttcattgatctttgaccttccgaaaaatccttatactcattgaaaccgtatcatgtactcatccacatcttgtaacggcaattgccataccaactatcaggaattagcaatcagtattttgaaatcttgtagcacgtctacgccaacagttatatgtgtacatataacgtctacctcttggacttacatactttgaatgtgaagtttccgaaaaacaccccaaactacgaaactagttctccgaattttggaaaaatgttgatgaagcagcaaaaactgtaaacgaccttaacagtcaaaagtttgatgataaagaatagtatggtggtaaagctgaggaaaagagaaagtttggaactggaaaacggattgagcaaagtatgaaagaggctgtggataaatcacaaggacgaaacctgtcttcaaagaatccaaatgattcagtatctgttgaagccattaacgaataccttgcttccgaatctaaacccttgcggacaatattcttcatcatcctctgatattagaaattctaagatatcatcgtatctttcattataaatatcctccatatttttggagataatttcataatcattcttatcgaaaatcaattttctctttacgatatctgtgttacaccataaaagaaactattttagtttctaaattctgaaactttaaagtttaaaatataaatgttttgaagtaatgttgggaattgaagcatgagttaatataatataatgacacttgatcaacgtgattatattacagtaagtcatgctgagtttataatggaacgtgataaaggttcacatatcataccctcatcatgaaccatgttacataactctttcattctatataatctctaaaaatatcaagaaaatattttcttaatgattcggtgttttttttgaggtattctggtaatttgacaagtcagattgtgctattaccatttctttcttagaacattagttatgttcatctgaaacttcatacctacgaattctggaccattatccgcttgacttaaggccaggaagagaaaacgaaagcatgaagctccgaaatataatggagaatataaagcccaataacaacctcaaaatttacaagccgtgtatatcaatgcgtatagcaatataaagacacgggagaatgaaaaacactataaccccaaggtaatggtagaagaaagtaacttcctctggtggtagatgaaaaagaagaatgacagatatgaaagttaggagtatatcaagaataagaactggatgaagcatttcacaatcttttggaagtatgaaatgaggaagaagatgtaggagtggtgaaaataatgagacgaaagggggttaatttataagcaaaatagcagacagagcaatcgaggcaggtgacctcatttaattaaagaagatcttaatttccttaaattccgaagaatcaaatcttatttagattataaagactttctattccttaaatttcagaaatcaatcgttactacgtcaagagataagacgcatctctattctctatttcactttattacgataacttccctcatacgcttcgagtaattggattgtgttatccatattattcaacggtgataaaactctaattatcaactcatatacgtcatgaaaacatttttattgttagccatgacgacctcactcaaatttcgggacgaaatttctttaacgggtaggtactgtgatgacccgaaaattttcgaccaaatttaaacttaatcttatatgatttcgatacgataagcaaagtctgttaaactgaatctcaaaatttttgaactattcaagtacccttcgattttctcaacgattcgcgaacaattatatgtaaatagatacatatatatactataacttgaaaacgtaacaaagttttcattgcataataccgtacattaaacttattggtttatatatctaattgaatatatatgatttcaatttatttagtaaacgatagtaacattcgattattgatttgattgatatttagataagttaactaaaacgtttaagatgaaccagtaaaacactaatttgataaagtattttcaaattgctacagtacccaaaatgctacagtgtttttgaaaatcactatttgctacagtaaaatttactttgctacagtgaattgctacagtgaaacactattttaaaaatgtattttaccaaatagtgagacgatgatttatagaagtaaatgaccaaaatactcgaaagtttaagatatactttgagtggtatagtttaggaataatttaaggctatattttaacaaaggtacgagtcacgaaatgtaaaatgcaagttttatcagcgtacgaaaggacattcgagaaactggaaccgagacataagtcaagtaacaacgtacgacttatcggaacaaaagttacaagttaactatgcacgtaaatataatataatatataaataattatataaattaaatataatatattatatttaaatatgtcgacaaactaaaatacaaaatgattgtgagctggaaaaagaggccatgcgatcgcatggccattgtgcctcagacccatgcgatcgcatgggaaggctgggcaggcaacctctataaattcagtcgaattcttccattttttttacacatatattactccgtatttattattattattattattattattattattattattattattattattattattattattattattattattattattattattattaagattaatattattattaatcttattattattagtagtagtattaatattatacataaaatactacgacgaggtcttgagcgtgtcactttcaaaacgagtttccgagcgagctagagctaaggaaaatatgggttattaccaaggaggttatgggaaatgttcgggggtatttttgtgaagcaaacctcgtgtttatcatctccgatgcgtctacgtgctttcctacaatattgtatatcaatatttaactgtgagtttcatatgatccctttttcaaactatatttttgggctgagaatacatgcgcagttttataaactgttttactaaatggatacaaatactaaaactgattttgtgtgagtttcattgatccctttttaattgcttttgcaacatatatttttgggctgagaatacatgcaatttattttaaacacaatggatacaagtacatactaaattctacactgagtttgaaccgaaaatcccttagctttggtaactagtaattgccagttataagaactggtgggcgcgagtagtagtatatggatccatagggcttgatatccccgtccgagctagagcactagccttttaacggacgtatgctatttgagaagcgtacacgttggtttgcgtgtattattaagatgattatacaaagggtacaaattatatatacgttaagtttagttaccagggtgctcaatttcgtagaatattttgataaacgtttctggatgaaacaactgaaatcttgttatccacttttatatgcagattatgcgaaacactaaaactatgaactcaccaacctttgtgttgacacttgttagcatgtttattctcaggttcccaagaagtcttccgctgtttgcttatatgatagacaagctatgtgcatggaatcttacatggcatattttttaagaaaacgttgcattcaccaattcatcaccatgtaccttatttagactgcattgtcaacggaaatactattgtaaactataatataaggtgattgtttatatgtagaaatcaccagatgtcgaaaacctttgatttaatattcatttatggtgtgcctttacaaaagaatgcaatgtttataaaacgtatcatatagaggtcaaatacctcgcaatgaaatcaatgaatgacgtattcggccaaatggatttggagcgatcgtcacacacttCTCCCCCTCGGATATAGATAACTTAAATCAATACTGTTCAGCACATAGTGTGTTCAACTGTTTCTAATGTGATGCCTCATCTTTTATTGAAATCTTAACATCATACATACATGatcatccttttttttttttttttttttttgatgttgcATTTTAGCTATAGCTGACATAAATAGGCTATACATTGATGATGATAATGCATCATTTCTATTTTATGGTAGATGAATCACACTGCAGCTCTAATCCTTGGAGTTAAAGTAGCTTTCTCAAACTAAAAAAAATTGTCTGTGATACAGAATTGCACTTCTCAATCCTTCAAACCGAGAGTACCCCCCTTTGAATACCTGAATGACCTACTCAAGCGTTTCGGCCCAAGCAATAAAGgtgaatagaaacaagtatacaTTCTAACAGAGTAAACTCAACTTGTTGACTTACTTGGCAGTCCTTCATTAGAGtacaaatcgtagtaggggagacctcaaccgtccaTTGAGTTCCTGAACGATCATTTCTCTGTACATTCTTAGTGATAGTTAGGTGACTACCGTCAACCGCTTTAGACCTTTCTATGATTTCCTTGTCAAGATTATTTACTTGATGTTTGTGTGATCATCTCATTCCAAAATTTGATCATCAAAATTTATCAACATTCATCAACTAAACATGTATTACAAACGTTGTGCGCAAAACGATAAACATGCAAGTTCAGTAATACAATCATCTCCCATTTTCACAAAGCGCCTAATCATTTTcgaatttttcaactttttatagGTTTTTCAACTTTATATTGTTTTTGAATTTTCGAGTCTTCCCATTTTCTCAACTAAGCTATGAAACAaacaaatatttttgggtttttcatTTTAAACATGCAGAACATAAAATGATATACATATTATCATGCAGAACTAAGTAACATGCAAAAAAGATGCAGCAAACATATATACAAATGAAACAGATTGGTTGGTTACTTCAATAACTCCTTATCGGACACAACATCTGCCCTCTCTCTCACACCCAAAACATTTAGTAAGAATAGGAAAGGCGGTCGATCAAAAGCTTTAGTAAACAAGTCAGCACGCTGGGTCTGTGTACCTATCTGAAGAACATCTATTAATCGTTTTTCATAACAGTCCCTAATGAAATGGTACttgatccctatgtgtttggtcttagaatgattaACAGGATTCTTAGTTACAGCAATAGCAACAGTGTTATCAACAtagataggagtgttagaaatatgcaaacTGTAATCCCGCAGCTGTTGTTGGATCTAGACAACCTGAGATGCACAGCTTGCCGCAGCAATAtactcagcttcacacgtggattgTGCAACAGCGGTTTGTTTCTTACACTGCCAACTCACAAGCCTGCTACCCAGAAACTGACAGCCTCCAGAGGTAGATTTGAAATCTATTTTGCATCCTCCATAGTCTGAGTCACTGTATGCTGTCAACTCAAATCTGTCCCTCCGTGGATACCATAAGCCCAAACTCGGAGTCCCCTTTAGATACCGCATGATCTTCTTTGCAGCGAGCATATGAATCACATTTGGTTGTGCTTGATAACAAGCGCACAAGCATGTTGCGAACATGATATCCAGTCGAGATGCTGTAAGGTACATCAAGGAACCAATAATAGCCCTGTAAAGAGTCGGATTGACCTTTGCCCCTGTATTTTctggtgtaatcccgtgattcGCCGATAAAGGATTCTTGACAACTCGTTCATTCTCCATCTTGAATCGGCTCAAGATGTCAGCTACATACTTCGATTGATGTAGAAAGATGCCTTTTTCCGTTTGATCAACCTGCAACCCTAAAAAGAAATTAATGGCCCCCAGTGAACTAATCTTGAATCGTTTCTGCATTACCTCTTCAAACTCATCAACCATCTTCTGATCGGTAGATCCAAAGATGATGTCGTCCACAAAAACCTGTACCAGCATGATATCGTCGCCACTTTCTTTGATAAACAGAGTCTGATCGATGACTCCCCTTCTGAAACCATTTTCTATCATATAGTTTGATAGCGTCGCATACTGAGCCCTCGGGGCTTAATGAAGACCATATAGCGCTTTCTCCAAGAGATACACCTTTTTCGGATGATGTGGATCAACAAAGCCCGGTGGCTGAGTCACATATACTGTTTCCTGGATATTTCCGTATAGGaatgcactcttcacatccatctgaTAGACCTTGAATCCTTTGAACGAACCAAAAGACAAAAACATTCGAATTGCCTCCAGTCTCGCAACCGGAGCATACACCTCATCGTAGTCTATTTCTGGAATTTGCTGATATCCTTTGACAACCAATCGCGCTTTGTTCCGGATCACAATACCTTGATCATCTTTGTTATTTTTCAGAACCCACTTCAAACCATACGGTTTACATCCTGAAGGAGGAATTACCAATCGCCAAACAcccaaatgattaaattgttgaaGCTCTTCCTGCACCCACTCATCAAAATGAAATGTATCTTTGACATCCTCAGGTTCGATTTGCGACACAAAGCAGCAGTGTGCATTTCTGAAGATTCTTCCGGTCTGATTCAATTGAGTATAAAAAGCGGTAACAACATTAGCAGAGGGTGTTGCTCGATTATCGGAAGTAGAAGATCCACCTGGCTGAGCACCTGAAACACCTGCAGGGTTAAATACAAAGTTATCAAAACGTTTAGGAAGAGATACTGTTCGACTTGACCGTCATGGTCCGTCGATTTCCGTAGATTCATTGATCGTGTTCTGAATGGGTTCCTGATCCGTTGATTGAATAAGCACCTCATCTAACACATCATCAAATACTTCCTCGATATCTTCATCCTCTTCTGCAGATTGAAATGTCATCTCTTCAGGATGAGGAATCGAATTATCAAAATCTGAATCATCATTAGACCCTGTCACTGGAGTGCTATCCTTAGCTTCTAAAGGTATATTAGTTTGTATACGTATATCAGACATGCGTTCAGCGGAGATACGCATGTTGTACATCATTTGTGCTGCAAGCTCTTCATCCTCAGGGTTATCTACCGGAAGATGGAATGATTCAAACAACTCATCGTAATCAAACTGCCATGTAAACCCTTTATCAGCTGGGATGGATGCATGTCTTTGTACATCGATTTCAGTACGTTCTTCAACACACCGAGAATCCAAGTTGTATACCCTTTTACACGCATTTCCATAACCCAAGAATCTTCCCGTAACAGCTTTCGGATTAAACTTTCCACCAGAATCCTGAACCATAATGGTACACAGGGAACCAAACGGCTCAAGATGTTTGATATTAGGTTTTCTTTTAAACAGCAGTTCATAACATGTCTTGCCATGACGTTTCACGACAAGAACTCTATTCATTGTATAGCACGCATTAGAAACTACTTCACTCCAAAAGGTAACTGGTAGTTCTGAGTCTGCCAACATGGTTCTTGCAGTCTCGATTAaggttctattctttctttcagccacCCCATTCATCTGCGGTATGTATGGCGAGCTGAATTGTTGTTGAATTCCTCTTTCATTGCAAAATTCTTCCATCTTCTGATTCTTGAATTCCGTCCCGTTATCCGTTCGGATCCTTCTAACCCTCAGTTTATACAACGTTTCCAGTCTCGTGATCAGCACCTTGATCTGTTCAAAAGTATCAGCTTTACTTTTCAGCATCACTACCCATGAGAAACGCGAATATTCATCCGTAACCACTAATCAATATGAATGTCCAGTTACACTCTTCTTGTTgattggaccaaaaagatccatatgaagaagtTCTAGATGAGTATTAATGGAATGATGTTTCTTAACAGTATGCGATTTCTTTGCTTGCTTCCCTTTCTTACACGGCACACACCCATCGGGAATATTAAACCCTTTGACATTAACGCCTTCCACTAAGTTGTTGTGAACTAAGTGATTCATTTTCCTGAAGCTCATATGACCCATCCGTTTATGCCATAAGATAGACTCCTGCTCAGTAGCCTTGGACACGAAAGCTTGTTGTCCAGAAGCTGCCTTAACATAAGCCTTAGACATATCTAGAATATATAGATCTTGACATCTTGGTGCCATCATTAGAATCATGTTCTCTGGAACTTTGTAATCTTTTCTCATGATATAACACTGCTGCTCGTCAAAGAGAACTTTATGTCGTTTATCACAGACTTGAGAAACTGACAGCAGGTTATTCGACATTTCCTTGACAAAActcactttatcaaaactaactGATGAATTTGAGATCATCCCCTGAGCCGTAATAAATCCTCCTTGATCACCAGCAAAAGAAACAGGTCCACCTTTTATAGATTTAACATCATGAAGTAGGGACATGTTCcccgtcatgtgcctggacgccccactatccacAATTCATGTATTTTTGTTTGgactgtaggcgacctgcacagaTGTAGAGAAATGATTAGTTTACGGGGGATACCCATGCTTTGTCAGCAATGGGTTTCCCATTAACAATAGTAATTTTCTCCTCATCCCCGTCACTAACAGCACCTGAGCTGCACTCCCCTTTTAATTCTTCCTTTTTGGTTATCCATTTTTGATTTTTATGTAAAGGTTTCTTGAAATAAATATTATGTTGAACAACCTTTGTCTCATTTGA comes from Rutidosis leptorrhynchoides isolate AG116_Rl617_1_P2 chromosome 4, CSIRO_AGI_Rlap_v1, whole genome shotgun sequence and encodes:
- the LOC139842195 gene encoding uncharacterized mitochondrial protein AtMg00810-like — translated: MIENGFRRGVIDQTLFIKESGDDIMLVQVFVDDIIFGSTDQKMVDEFEEVMQKRFKISSLGAINFFLGLQVDQTEKGIFLHQSKYVADILSRFKMENERVVKNPLSANHGITPENTGAKVNPTLYRAIIGSLMYLTASRLDIMFATCLCACYQAQPNVIHMLAAKKIMRYLKGTPSLGLWYPRRDRFELTAYSDSDYGGCKIDFKSTSGGCQFLGSRLVSWQCKKQTAVAQSTCEAEYIAAASCASQNPVNHSKTKHIGIKYHFIRDCYEKRLIDVLQIGTQTQRADLFTKAFDRPPFLFLLNVLGVRERADVVSDKELLK
- the LOC139842196 gene encoding uncharacterized protein, producing MTGNMSLLHDVKSIKGGPVSFAGDQGGFITAQGMISNSSVSFDKVSFVKEMSNNLLSVSQVCDKRHKVLFDEQQCYIMRKDYKVPENMILMMAPRCQDLYILDMSKAYVKAASGQQAFVSKATEQESILWHKRMGHMSFRKMNHLVHNNLVEGVNVKGFNIPDGCVPCKKGKQAKKSHTVKKHHSINTHLELLHMDLFGPINKKSVTGHSY